The window agcgacggagtgtcAGTATGGTACACTACATTGTTGCTCAGGATTATATGGCTACACTGTATGGTTATATTCCATTGACTAAGAACCAATAAAGAAGCTGCTACGTTGTCGATCGTCTTACTAGAAATGGCAACCAATTTTTTTGAAATCACACTATATCCTCTTATAAAAAGGAAGGTCGTATTTGATAATATAGCTGTAGGTAAAAGAGAGGCGGGAGTACCATTAACCATTACTTCTGTCTTGTTTTTGGTACCTGACGAATTTAATACTGCTGGTTGTGTCCCGTGTTTTTTCCTTAGATTCACGTGAAATCATACAAGTGGAGTgttgtttcaatatatttatatcacttcATCATGTATTGTGAGACGATATTGAAGAAGTGTGTTGAACTTAAAACTCAGCAGAAGGGCGGAACAGTTGGCACTATGTAATGATGACAGTACTTTCAAGATCTTCGAGATATAAATTCCTGTTTATCTTCCTATCATCGGTTCCATGGCTATTAATGACTTTGTTGGAATTCAAACAGCAAACTACAACTCAAAACTGTTCTAGGAATGATTAACGCGAATGGAATGAATAAAAGCTTAAAGGTGACTTGCACTCTTCATAAACGCTGATTTCGAATATTGGCACAAATCTATCCATTTTGAGGAAAAGTACTGACAGTTATTTACCGACCACAGCGGGATGAAGGAGGGGCTAGTTTTAcactggtaagatttgaacttagacatTTTGAGGAACGGCATCGATATTTAGTTGTAAACGAAATAaacttttctactgtaggcaaaaagcctgaaatttttttttgggaGGAGAATAGTCGATTGCATacctcccagtgctcaactggtattcattttatcgacttcgaaaggaaaAGTCGgtatcagcggaatttgaactcagaacgtagcggtaaatgaaatacctatttctttactacccacaaggggctaaacatagaggggacaagcaaggacagacaaactgattaagtcgattacatcgaccccagtgcataactggtacttaatttatcgatctcgaaaggatgaaaggcaaagtcgacctcggcggaatttgaactcacaacgtaacggcagacgaaataacgctcagcatttcacccggcgggctaacgattctgccatcgcgCCGCCTTGGTTGTAACGAAATAATATAAGACATTTAATAAAGTGCTCTTCCGACTCTATCGCCTCGACCTACCAACCTCTActttacataaaatttaatttctggAATCGAACATTTGCTACTCATTTGAAacataactgaaaaataaaagagatctttaatttcagtggaatttgaatcagGCCAGAGAGAATCACAGCTAATTACCACAAAGTAATTACGACTCTCTACTAATTTTTCTATTCACAACCTCCACACGACATAAATTCTAACAAGTGCAGAGTAAAAAGGTTTTGGTTATATTTCAAGAGAAAGCCACTTCCAGAAATTGCCAAATATTTTTGTAACAAATCGTTGACACTTTCAATGTTGTTTCAGCGTGTGTGGATCTGAAGAAACATAGCAAAGAGCCAATATAATGGTCGGCTTTCCAAAGAGGATGGTTAGGGTTTGATTGGGATTCGGGGCAGAATTTTGGAAATATGGAATTTTGGaatgtggaaaaaatagtacccgaataccgaaggtagagtaatacgatttttactctacctccggtattcgagtactatttttttccaccttgtttcgcatttacgTGCTTACTCTGGTGTAACTCGCTCCTTCTTTAGAAAGTTTGAGCGACTCTCCACAAGTAGGAAGACGAAACAGCTGAAAGAAATGGAACTTTACTCATTGGATTtatccctacgttctgagttcaaattccgccaaggtcgactttgcctttcctcttttcggggtcgataaattaagtaccagttacgcaacggggtcgaagtaatcaactaacccccactctcctccaaatttcaggccttatgcctgtagtagaaaggattttatgGAGCATGTAAAAAGTTAGTATACTCACTGTCAGTACAGGCACAGTAATGTGTATAGCAGTGATACGTATAATGTGTTAATGGTAAATACAGAAAGTTGCAGTTGATGGAACCATAACACAAGTCGTGATCAAAACAGCAtctgaaagaaacaaaacaaagaggGAAAACGAAACTAACAGtttggaatattttaaagaattttctaaaGTTTTCAAATCTCAGTAAGAAATACTAATGTTCTAATAAAATCTTTTgatcataaaaatttataaacagaTGCAAACTCAAATGGCTTACATTAGTAGAGGAtcgaaaaatgaatattttgaattttaaattatgtttttatattgTAAAATACATAAACTGACTTCAACAAGAAATTAGAAACGGCGGTGACGTCACAGTTCCCCGGGAAAATTGCCATTGCTTTAATGATCTTGCAAACTGTTGACTTGGTGATAATCTACGTTCTACGTCTCTGAATCTAAATCCTGgcaagatattcttttcttttccagtcgataaataaaaataacatcgataaatgaaataccaatCATAGACTGATCGATGGCGTCTAGTAAGTATAACTGGAAGGAAGGTGAAGAAAACTAAGTTTGTATACTTTCATGTTAAAAAACAGCATTTGTTAAGTATGTCACCAGAGGTCGTTAATGTCGTTGAGTGTGGCTATGGCTAAGGTTGCGTTTataataattacatttaattcaggAATGGCTAAACTCAACTAACcaaaaaaaagtactggactGCAGAAATAACCAGCAGAATAGTGGAAGTGACAAATTGGCGAAACACTTGTTAATTTTAAAGTGCTGCTCGCTGCCTGAATAGAGCGGGTCCATAGGGTAACGATGGAGTGCGCTATTTGAGCTGTTATACGTCTTGGCCACGAATACAAcctttataaaaaaaatctgGCCACTGACCTTACAGGTGGTTGTTTTGTATCCAATATACTCGGCCAACCAAATTCTAATTACGTAAGCACAATGTAATACTTTTAAGAGAATGTATAATCgattatcacgccgggcgaaatgcgtagccgtatttcgtctgccgttacgttctgagttcaaattccgctgaggtcgactttgtctttcatcctttcggggtcgataaattaagtaccagttacgcactggggtcgatataatcgacttaatccgtttgtctgtccttgcttgtcctctttgtgtttagctccttgtgggcagtaaagaaataggtataatcgATTAAATTAAACCCTAATATTTGACCGGTGCTTTATTTTAGCGATACCAgaatgacgaaaggcaaaatcgatccgCAAGTCGGAGAGTTTCAGTCTCAGAACTAAGTTaaaatcaaaagacaaaaaaacaaaacaaaacaaaagaaagcaaccccccccaaaagcaacaaaaaacaaaaacaaacaaatataaacaaacaggcgcaggagtggctgtgtggcaagtagcttgtttaccaaccacatggttctgggttcagtcccactgcgtggcaccttgggcaagtgacttctactatagcctcgagccgaccaaagccttgtgagtggatttggtagacggaaactgaaagaagcccgtcgtatatatgtatatatatatatatgtgtgtgtgtgtttgtccccctagcattgcttgacaaccgatgctggtgtgtttatgtccccgttacttagcggttcggcaaaagagaccgatagaataagtactggtcttacaaaagaataagtcccagggtcaagttgctcgattaaaggcggtgctccagtatggcaacagtcaaatgactgaaacaagtaaaagagtaaaagagtaaatagagtaAACAAACAAACCTTGCTTAATTAAACTGAAATTTCCatcgaaaacaaaacagaaaaaaatgaactgaattaaagtaattaattttaaGAACGAAGATAAACTGAATTGAACTGAAAGAGTCCCCATTAATCacccatcaaaaaaaaaaaaaagaaaaaaaaaggtaaaataattcCAGATATTGTATTATATAGCTTACTGATCAATGGAATCTAAAGGCTTCTTGCCACGTGATCCCAGGCCACAGAAGCAGCCATAACCATAGAATTGCTTGCAGGTTTTATTGGTGTAAGTTTCAATCAGTTTACAATTGTCAAGGAAAGATCGTTTTAGCCTGGTTTTGTTCCATGTAAATTCTAAATCCACTGCAggagataagaaaagaaatatattagaaataatacaCATAATTTGTGATTTGTAAGCAAGTAGCCCAACATCTTACGCCCCTATTTTGCTGCAGCCTTAATTTTACTGCAAGTGTCACTGAGGAGTTCAAATCAGGTCGAAACATTGACTACCAATCCATTGGTATTCAGAGCGAagccatgaatttttttttagataaaagtCCCTGAGAAGTTTCTATGACAAAATATTACATCTACTATCGTTCTACGATTGCATAAACGTTATAAATGTTATGAACATCAGTATTgtacattacatacaaacatacatatatatatagacacacacacacacacatgcacgcacacacatacccctcacacgtgtatatatatatatatatataagttcagcgaaatttagattcaaatgaatatggtacttaagtcagatgcaccagaattttgtacggtattacccatataaatccatggggtgattataatcaaagtaagcaacaaggatatccaaggtagagtagtacaattgtttcatgctacttcattttattaaacatttccaATTGACATggaaataaatgtatgcattgaTTGAAAATCTCTATGaatagctgaagattgctcaacattttaaaactgatgtaatacttacaatgtttaataaaatgatgtagtatgaaacgatcgtaccaaattagcgaaggtattcttgttgcttactttgattatatatatatatatatatatataatatatatatatatatatatatatatatatatatatatattatatatatatatatatatacaagcgcagACATGGCAGTATCGATTTACGTACCTATCTCTGTCGGTCTgtctttctgtatctctctctctctttctctctctctctttctctctctctctctctcttctctctctctctctctctctctgtctccatgtgtgtgtgaaaaaacagaaaaaatcttGTAACATCGCTCGCGTGATTCGACCTCccgccctacacacacacacacacacaatgcaatcAAAGAAGCATAAAATGTGTAGTCTCATGAAATTTCTAATGGAATTAGAACTATGATAGAAGGAGTTCCAGCtttgaccatcatgtctttttgAATATCAAATGTAACATTATAGAATCCGTCTTTGATTGGaggttgtgatttgaggagaTATAGTACCTATTTCTCGCAAGTCATGAGACCGAGAAGAGGCTGCAGTTTCCGAGAAAGAAAAGGCAACTTATTTCGGGGAAGCGATTAGTGAATGATGCTGAATAATTATAAGCAAGTGAAACAGCGAGAATCAAAATGATGAGATTCGTTCTTAACGCATAGCGGCAGATTTGAACGTGAATATGGCAATCACTGTTCTGTTTCGCCTTCAGAGAACAACTTCTCTCTTCAGGCGATATATGTTGACAACGCTCACGATATAGTGATGTAGGAGGGCTTTGAGAAACGTAAAGGCACACAAGTGAATAGGTCATGGTGTTTACGTTTACAAATTTTACTGATAGTGGCTTTCAGCTACGTTACATAAAAGCTATACTCACCGcaggaaagaatgaaaataacagcTATCAGCAACAGGGAAACAATAATTAACGTTGAACGCCAACACACAGACTTTCCTTCTGGGATTCcttgaaaatgaaaggaaaataaatgaaataagcaaTTATCAAGTTATGTTGGTCATTTAGTTATTGTTAACATTTAATTACAAGAAGCACTGTTAAATCAATGATAgcaaagggaaaaggaaaaactACCAGTCAGTCAACGACTAATATTATTTGCGTTTTTCTGGCAACTTTGaacatgttttaactttattctgaCCTCATAAGTAAAGTATATACTTCAGCATCATTGCAAAAGTGGTGGACAATAATTTCGCGGATTCCCATGACTCTCTGTCTCCATCCAATTCCTTATTTTATGAATTTGAAAAGGGAGCCTGTCCATTACACAACTATGGACACCGCTCCAATGGATGCGTTACAAGTCCTCTCTTGATAAAGTCTGGTGATCCTAGGATTCCTCCACTCAGCGTCAATGTAAAGAAGCAATGTTGACTCTGAGTGAACAATATTCACTCTGTGAATGTACAAGGTCGTACATTCACTGGCGTTGGTAAATTGATTTGTGTGGCGAATAATTAACTGCGACATGCCATCAACGCAGAAAGACAAAAAGGGACCCATATTTACGCTAGTATTGACATATTTAATGCTAGCAACATAAAGCAAAACACATTTCATTGCTAGAAGGAAGCAATGGTAATAGTTGTGCAGCTCCCGACGAACAGCTTTTGTGAAAACTGGGTTCTCGacatggtcattaagctctgcagaaattttgggagctgtacttttgtgatcctttctaacaattcgcgtaagagttcaACGGTCCCTATCtggaagttttggttttcttccagtgTTTTATTTCGACGAGGAagttttccctctttcttaaaggctgtcattactttcgagacagtacttcttgatacaccaaacatttcggctgttttcgttacgctagcgcctgccatacgagcaccaacaatttgacctctttgaaagtccgatagatctgtcatcttaatgaattttaattacctttttctgatgatatctgaaaagaaacagcaattttagcaaaacatattaagtaacactaataatacatctgttttatagatattttaaaattatgatgctatgatgctaggtgtttccattattttgtccaactcctttatatatatatatatatatatatattatatatatatatatatatatatatatatatattatatatatatatatatatatataactaatgtaggataaaattttcgggaaaaaatttttttatcaatggccagcatatcaaaaaatacctttaaaggttaaatttattaataatttacaaaataagagcaaaagaaaagttctaatgccaaatatgccgaaaaaaagacaaaaaattgtcaataaccattataatttatgggtctcgaaacaaaccgatagaaatttctaaaaaatccgttattaccgtattggtcccaatttcggggttaattcataagaatttttccctcttcagcgataaatacgtgagatataagtgaaatacttactcatacccatgggaaAAGCAagtaaattattgtatatatatatatatatattatatatatatatatatatatatatttatacacacacatacacacagagacacacacatacacacacacataaatgtacgtacgtacgtacgtacgtacttgcTCACATGCATACGAAGTAAATACAAGATGAAAACATAAAAGGAAATTTCTCACCTGTGTGTGGGTCCCGAGGCTTCATTTTTGAAAGATTTCTTTTTGGTTTGATTTGAGAAAAAGTTAACTCGATCACTTTTCTGAAAGCCAGTCTCTTTTTAACATAGGTAAAGTATTTGTTTTCAAAGAAATCTTCTCCGAACGTTTACCATGTTGAGATTTCTGGAAtagtaaatatattgaatattggaatatacagatgtataaaaTGTCCCGAACAACTAACCCCTAATTAAATTAATTGGAACCAATTACGGCTAAGCTTCTATCgtcgaagaaaaaaattatcattgaTTGCCCCCTTCAAATGTTTCGCTTTGTGCCCAATTAGGTGATCATAATTaccataataatgattattattatataaacacgATAGCAGACTGAGGCAGTACAGCCAATGGTTCtgagatccttttttttttttacttacgtAGTATTTCAgagcaaacaaaatattttggcgCACTTTCTCCATACAaaacgtatttatgtatttgcatttataaATGAAAATCATTGTAAGTTACTGGAgtttttttattcaataaattaaaattattaattccagtttgtgtttttaacattttaaaaatgtatttttttttatttccgagGTGCACCtacctatattatatgtatttctttactacccacaaggggctaaacatagaggggacaaacaaagacagataaacagattaagtcaattacatcgaccccagtgcgtaactggtacttatttaaacgaccccgaaaggacgaaaggcaaagtcgacctcggcggaatttgaactcagaacgtagcggcggacgaaatacggttacgcatttcgcccggggtgctaacgtttctgccagctcgccgccgtatatTATAAGATACTTCGGTGCGTACCAGCGCACCGGTCGGCAAACATCGTGGtggcaaaatgccttgcggtatttcgtctcatcctacgttctgagttcaaggccaaatttgctttcattcttttagaaCCAAATTACTGACCAGGTTTTACTCGGGCTGATTTTATCGACTTCAGATGTGGCTCTGGAACCTCTCTTATAAAAATCTATCGTTTTAGACAGCGGAATGATTAAAAATGATAGCTGCGTTACTAGATTAAGTACCTTACAGGTATTTAGTTTTCTCCCTTTCCGCTCTGAGTTTATATCACGCCACGGTTGATATTTAATCGATTACATAAGGTCTTGGTTTCACTATACAACGGGTGCATAATTTCAGATCTTTTcacatttaatttgtcaaaactcAGTTTACATTTTCAGTTGTGAAGGATTAAATAAAAACTGGTACCAGTAAGAGACTACGGTCCTATCAATTGATTACACAAAAAGAACAATAAGCGTCTGATAAGCAGATATGATAAAATTTGTAATAAAAGTATCAAGTTAGAACATAGTCGTGTTTtcaataaacacaaatacatatgcatgcattcatgcatgcgtatatatatatacatacatgcatgcatacatacatggatgtatacatgcatacatgcgtacatgcatacatgcatgtatgcatacatgcatgcatacatatgtacatacatacgtacatacatacatgcatacatatatacataaataaatacatttatatgtgtgggaATTTTtgcctgcacacatatacaattgtTATTGTTGGTTTATAAATAGCAACTTTGTATATAATTTCATCTATAATATAATCTTCTTTTGTTCGTTGCACCCACAAAGTACGAGAGTAAACTTTAATACAACTGATTGAATGATATCTGAAGTGGCCAATTGTGAACTAACAATAACAAATGTATAagtgcctgcacacacacacacacacacacacacacacacacacacacacacacacacacacacacacacacatacacacacacacgcacacaaacgcaaatacatacgcatacacacacacaaactcaaatacatacgcatacacacacatacacataaagatatacacacatgaaaaagtttacatgtgtctgtatgtgtctatttgtgcgtgtgtgtgtatgtgtgtgtaggtgggtgtatgggtgtatgtgtatatatagatttgtgtttgtctgcgcgtgtatgtgtgtgtgcgtgtgtgtagattgCTAGATGCGTCACGTGTaaagtaaacaatgaaaaaaacaaagtaaagtaAATTCAATGAAAACCGACGGAAACTCTTGAGAAAATGTCGAAGAGTGGATGTATTTTTGAAGACGGAATGAAGTCTGGagctgttatttctttactaaaataCCGTAGCATTTCACTATAAACTTGGTTAATATGGAACCAAAATGAAGGAACCAGCTGCTTTCTCTTTTACTGACAACATCGGAATAATATGGAGGAGTCTATTAAATTCCAATAAAGACCAACACCACAATGGTCAGATCTCAACAATTTCGTTTTGGTTTGTCAATAAAGTTTTGTCCCATcaagtaaaatagaaaatgcttgatggagggaaaatagaaaatgaaaaataaaagaaaatataaacaaacaatgtcCACCATTTTGGGCAAAGTTTTATTGCAGAGAATCTAGTCG of the Octopus sinensis linkage group LG16, ASM634580v1, whole genome shotgun sequence genome contains:
- the LOC115220628 gene encoding acidic phospholipase A2 PLA-1 translates to MKPRDPHTGIPEGKSVCWRSTLIIVSLLLIAVIFILSCVDLEFTWNKTRLKRSFLDNCKLIETYTNKTCKQFYGYGCFCGLGSRGKKPLDSIDQCCFDHDLCYGSINCNFLYLPLTHYTYHCYTHYCACTDNPRYCPSIVCECDMQLAECLADNIQHFNQQLTNYDLYQCTE